The sequence AAACAATACTACTTGAACGAAACTACCGTTGTCCATGCAACGTAATCGAGCATTCATTAAAGCTCATAAGCAATAACCAGTCGCGCCTACCTAAGCGTATCATAGCTGTCCAGTCTCAAGAGGCAAATATCCGCATCCTTTCCTTTCCGACGGCCTATTTCTCAATGCAAACCGTCGTCAAGTTAGTAGCTTCGTTCACCAAAAAACATCCCCAACACTCCATCGCCATCCTCGGAAGAAAGAAATGCCAGTTGGTCCCAATCCAAGTTCTCCTTAACAAGCAAGGGGTGAGATTCCACATCGATGAAGACTTAAATATTTTCCTCGCACCAGCTTTTTCGTCCTTTAAAGAAGTCCTCAGCCTCATACCCACCGCCAATCAATCCTTCGATGTAAGCACAGTTATTAAAAACTTCATGGCCATGCTAGACCGAGCCTACCGCTACCCCGTCTCCAAAAGAGAGCGCCCCCAAATCATGGAGTATTTACAAAATCTAAAACCAAAAACGCTCAACGAAGCCGTAAACCACTTTGCACGATACCGTGGAAATTTTAAGGGTGATGTTAGCCCGAAAAAAGTCGCGGACAAACTCGAGCGGTTGCTTCATACTCATACGGTCAAAAATGCTCTGATGGAAATAAACGAATCCATGAAAGGATTCGAGAAAGACTTCCGAAAATCCAGAGAGGATATTTTTCACTCTGATCCTCCTTTCAGCTTCCTCATCGACCTTGCCAACGATTACGAGTCGGATTTTTCAGCCTTCATCAAGGATATCGAAAAAACCATCAACTCTACAGATAGATCATCTGACAAAAGTTCAATGGTAGAACTCATGACAGCCTTTCGTGCAAAAGGACGTGAGTTCGATACGGTAATCATCCTGGATGCCAATGAGACCATATGGCCCACAAAGATGGCTGTGGAAAGAGGATACCTTGAGGAGGAACGTCGCTTATTCTATATGGCAGTCACACGGGCAAGAAATAATCTACTCCTAGTCGTAAGCGATAGAATACAAGGTGAAGTTTTACCTCGATCACGATTTATCGATGAACTCGAATTGCCTGAGTCAGCATGGGTGCGAAAACACACAGTCGAGATGCTTTCTCTGCGCGTATAAACCAAATTTTAATCACAAATCCCACAAGCCTATTCTACCAATTCACTAACATAAAAGATGAGCTCAGCAAAATTGCCCCATTCATAATGTTTGACCAGGCGGACTTGCGTCAAAAAAACAGCTTATCCCAACCACCGATTGTTCTTTTTAAGCCAGCAGAATTATCCTCTTAGTTCTGCTCCCGAATTCTAGATTTGAAAATTACCTAAAACGCGCCCTACTGGCTCCTAATCCGCCAAACACAGTTCAGATAGCATCCATCCTGCAGAGTGGTATCGACGAAAAATCCCGCGATTTTGTCAAGCTTCACCGTGCTTTACACTGAAACATGATGAAGATAACACTCCAATCCCGACTATGTTGATCCAAGATGTTAGAAAACTAGCACACAAACAGGTCTCTGTGATTGCTAGCAAACTTCTATCCGAACAGAAGAGTTACAAAATTGATGATTTCAAGCTCGATGAATCTCAAACCAAACTTATAAATTCAAATAGACGTTTTATTCGCGTAATCGCCCCCGCTGGTGCAGGAAAAACAAAAAGCCTAGTTGCAAAAGCAGCCAAGATCATCTCAGATAACCCATCCGCTCGTATTCTAACTTTCACCTTTACCAATGCCGCAGCTCAAGAATTCAAGCAACGTGCGATAGAGATGGGACTTTCTCAAGAGTGTGGATTACATGTATGCACAATTAACTCCTTTGGCTACGAATTGATCAAAAAATTTGTCCCGAACTGTCAGTTAGTTACGCCTCAATCGGATTGGGCTTTAATCCTACGATGTATTATAGACTTATTGAAATCCAGACCGATTCTGCGACAAGATGAACAAAACTCATACCTCAATCAAATTGCTGAACTAACAGATCTCACCAAAACTTTAGGCTTTTATCACAATTCTTCGATCCAAGAAACACAATCACACTATAACGCTCTGTGCACATTGAAAAGAGATACAATCCTTCATCTAAAGATGAGTGAAGCCAATCTCGGTAGTGATAACCTCTTTTCAACTCACAAAAACGAGTTCATGGACATCTTCTTCCAGAAATGGTTCCCATTCTGGCAGGAGCTGACGACACAACTTTGGAATTCAAAAATTATCACGCTGGAAGATCAGAAATATTGGGCATTGCATCTACTAGCCTATGATCAAAAAGCACAGACTTGGCTGCTACAACAAAAAATATCCCATGTATTGGTTGATGAGTTTCAAGACATCAATTACCTCGAACTCTTCTTTGTCGCCCAAGTCGTTCACATGTCGAATGCAAATTTAATTATCGTAGGAGATGATGACCAGTGCATCTACGAGTGGCGCGGCTGCACCCCCCATTTCATCCAAGATCCTGACAAATACCTAGCCTTTTTCTGCAATGATGAAAAATTTGAAACTGTATTCTTAAAACGAAACTACCGCTGTCCACGTAATGTCGTTGAACACTCCTCGAAGCTCATAAATAAAAACCAGTTCCGTATATCAAAGCATATTGAGGCCGTTCAGACGCAAAATGCCAATATTCGAGTTATTTCGCTCCCGAGTGCATACTACACCATCCACATCGTCCATGAGTTAGTGGCTCAACTCTCAACCCTTCATCCCCAACACTCCATTGCCATCCTCGGCCGTAAAAAGTGCCAACTCGTCCCCATCCAGATCTTATTCACAAAACATGGAACCCGATTCAAGATAAGCAACGACCTGAACGTGTTCCTCACCCCCACCATATCGAACTTTAAGAAAGTATTAACCGTATTGCTGGATCGTAATACACCTATCGGTGAGGCTCGCTCGATTCATAACCTCTTTGTCTTGCTCAATAATTTATACCGTCTGCCTATATCACTCTCAGAGCGTAAAAGCATAATCAAATTCTTAAAACCCCACAACCCACAAACCCTCGAGCAAGCTATAAATCTTTTCGCTACTTACCCAGGCCCATTGAAGCGCGGAAACGCTGACCCAGAAGATTCTGCCTTTAAACTTAAGTTCTTCCTAGAATCTAAAACCGTTAAAGCTGCATTAATAGCTATCAGAGATCACTTTAAAGGCTTTGAAAAGGACTTCCGCA comes from Candidatus Methylacidiphilales bacterium and encodes:
- a CDS encoding ATP-dependent helicase — protein: MLIQDVRKLAHKQVSVIASKLLSEQKSYKIDDFKLDESQTKLINSNRRFIRVIAPAGAGKTKSLVAKAAKIISDNPSARILTFTFTNAAAQEFKQRAIEMGLSQECGLHVCTINSFGYELIKKFVPNCQLVTPQSDWALILRCIIDLLKSRPILRQDEQNSYLNQIAELTDLTKTLGFYHNSSIQETQSHYNALCTLKRDTILHLKMSEANLGSDNLFSTHKNEFMDIFFQKWFPFWQELTTQLWNSKIITLEDQKYWALHLLAYDQKAQTWLLQQKISHVLVDEFQDINYLELFFVAQVVHMSNANLIIVGDDDQCIYEWRGCTPHFIQDPDKYLAFFCNDEKFETVFLKRNYRCPRNVVEHSSKLINKNQFRISKHIEAVQTQNANIRVISLPSAYYTIHIVHELVAQLSTLHPQHSIAILGRKKCQLVPIQILFTKHGTRFKISNDLNVFLTPTISNFKKVLTVLLDRNTPIGEARSIHNLFVLLNNLYRLPISLSERKSIIKFLKPHNPQTLEQAINLFATYPGPLKRGNADPEDSAFKLKFFLESKTVKAALIAIRDHFKGFEKDFRKAKDDIFYSDPPFGHLIDLAIDYESDFAAFILDIEKSLQEANGSISNNTNVELMTAFRAKGREFDTVIILDANNTIWPSSQAEESGFLEEERRLFYVSVSRTRNNLLIFDSGMVQGKLLSPSRFIKELELPDSAWMKNNDLKKLSNQLFQNLLISS
- a CDS encoding ATP-dependent helicase; translated protein: LLVKTIRNSINWSPNITFSEQYHLASQIAELSDLTKSLGFSHTHSDEQLEAQNENICMSKIDVVLEEKIKEVGLLTRYSLKSSIPRSDNKNFPKNIFFEEWIPLWKHLTTLLWDKRIITLEDQKYWALHLLKNDEDTQQWLKQQKITHVMVDEFQDINYLDLYLICQIVHVSKSHLYIVGDDDQCIYEWRGCSPDFIRDPDRHLSSICNSSGFETILLERNYRCPCNVIEHSLKLISNNQSRLPKRIIAVQSQEANIRILSFPTAYFSMQTVVKLVASFTKKHPQHSIAILGRKKCQLVPIQVLLNKQGVRFHIDEDLNIFLAPAFSSFKEVLSLIPTANQSFDVSTVIKNFMAMLDRAYRYPVSKRERPQIMEYLQNLKPKTLNEAVNHFARYRGNFKGDVSPKKVADKLERLLHTHTVKNALMEINESMKGFEKDFRKSREDIFHSDPPFSFLIDLANDYESDFSAFIKDIEKTINSTDRSSDKSSMVELMTAFRAKGREFDTVIILDANETIWPTKMAVERGYLEEERRLFYMAVTRARNNLLLVVSDRIQGEVLPRSRFIDELELPESAWVRKHTVEMLSLRV